A genomic window from Archaeoglobus profundus DSM 5631 includes:
- a CDS encoding DNA polymerase ligase N-terminal domain-containing protein, whose product MPRFVIQEHFAERAGHHYDFRLELDGVAKSWVLKKGIPERGERRLAIQTFDHTVDYMDFEGEIPFGYGKGIVRIYDKGEYELLERSEDKIKFRLNGKKVKGTFVLIRFPKVKNGWLMIRID is encoded by the coding sequence ATGCCAAGGTTCGTCATTCAAGAACATTTTGCTGAAAGGGCTGGACATCACTACGACTTCCGATTGGAGCTTGATGGGGTAGCTAAGAGTTGGGTTCTTAAGAAAGGAATACCCGAGAGAGGTGAAAGAAGGCTGGCGATACAGACGTTCGATCACACCGTAGATTACATGGATTTTGAAGGTGAGATACCATTCGGCTACGGGAAAGGAATAGTCAGAATATACGATAAGGGTGAGTACGAGCTTCTCGAAAGGAGTGAAGACAAGATAAAATTCAGACTTAATGGGAAGAAGGTTAAGGGAACATTCGTCCTTATAAGGTTCCCGAAAGTCAAGAACGGTTGGCTGATGATAAGAATAGATTAA
- the twy1 gene encoding 4-demethylwyosine synthase TYW1 translates to MIPKKLLKDLKGYAIVGRHSAVKPCFWLKKSLKDEGVCYKQKFYGIQSHRCLQMTPALICNQHCVHCWRPLELLRDVEGWDSPEFIAEESIKAHRKQLSGFWGNPDVNRRKLEEAQNPNQFAVSLIGEPTLYPYLPELVDIYKKWGSVFVVSNGTNPEMIEKIEPTQLYVSLTAWDSESHIKLNRPIKNFWENILKSLKILANKDCRTVLRITVIKGYNDFPEKFAPLVNLAQPDFIEVKAYMYLGYSRLRLPREAMPEHSDVKTFAEEISKLTGYQIKNESVVSRVVLLER, encoded by the coding sequence ATGATCCCGAAGAAGTTGCTAAAAGATTTGAAGGGATACGCGATAGTTGGAAGGCATTCCGCAGTAAAGCCATGCTTCTGGCTCAAGAAGTCGTTAAAAGATGAGGGTGTTTGCTACAAGCAGAAGTTTTACGGTATTCAATCTCATCGCTGTCTTCAGATGACTCCAGCCTTAATCTGCAATCAGCACTGTGTTCACTGCTGGAGACCCCTCGAATTACTCAGAGATGTGGAAGGTTGGGATTCACCAGAGTTCATTGCTGAAGAGAGTATAAAAGCCCACAGGAAACAGCTTAGCGGTTTCTGGGGAAATCCAGATGTAAATAGAAGAAAGCTTGAAGAGGCTCAAAATCCCAATCAGTTTGCCGTAAGTCTTATAGGAGAACCTACCCTGTATCCATACTTACCAGAACTCGTAGACATTTACAAGAAGTGGGGTAGCGTATTTGTAGTTTCGAACGGAACAAATCCGGAAATGATTGAAAAAATTGAACCCACCCAGCTCTACGTAAGCTTAACAGCTTGGGACTCCGAGAGTCACATAAAGCTAAACAGACCTATCAAAAACTTCTGGGAGAACATTTTGAAATCCTTAAAGATTTTAGCGAATAAGGATTGCAGAACGGTTTTAAGAATTACCGTGATAAAGGGATACAACGACTTCCCCGAAAAGTTCGCTCCTCTTGTTAACTTGGCTCAGCCCGACTTTATAGAGGTCAAAGCTTACATGTATCTGGGCTATTCGAGGTTGAGACTACCCAGAGAGGCTATGCCAGAACACAGTGATGTGAAGACGTTTGCTGAAGAAATTTCGAAGCTTACCGGCTATCAAATTAAGAATGAATCTGTTGTTAGCAGAGTTGTTCTACTTGAAAGGTAG
- the dnaG gene encoding DNA primase DnaG: MKAPSDTTKYLIHAEIVADGVVEKPDVVGAIFGQTEGLLGDDLDLRELQKTGRIGRIEVKIESRGGKSYGEIKVPSSLDKIETAILAAALETIERVGPCSARIKVTKIEDVRASKRKKIVERAKEILRELFEEPEIESEKIVELVRQAVRTEEIIEYGPEKLPAGPAIDESDAIIVVEGRADVLNLLRHGIKNVIAVEGTNIPKTIVELSKKKTVTAFLDGDRGGDLILKELLQVADIDYVARAPEGKEVENLTLKEIIKALRNKVPVEQLHSLKNREREERREEEKQEKVDLITAIKRHVREIEGKLIARILDKNSEVVKEIPVRDLVKTLKNGNLKAEAIVFDGVITQRLIDIASKKEIPCLVGVRLGNVVKLPTNVRVITFDQL; encoded by the coding sequence ATGAAGGCGCCGAGCGATACGACGAAGTATCTTATACATGCAGAGATCGTTGCGGATGGTGTTGTTGAAAAGCCAGATGTAGTCGGAGCAATATTCGGTCAGACGGAAGGGTTGTTGGGTGACGATCTCGATTTGAGAGAACTTCAAAAGACAGGAAGGATAGGAAGGATAGAGGTAAAGATAGAGAGCAGAGGAGGAAAGAGCTACGGTGAAATAAAGGTTCCTTCAAGCTTGGACAAAATAGAAACGGCAATATTAGCTGCAGCGCTCGAAACGATTGAAAGAGTTGGTCCTTGCTCGGCAAGGATAAAGGTCACAAAGATAGAGGATGTTAGAGCAAGCAAGAGAAAAAAGATAGTTGAGAGGGCTAAGGAGATACTGAGAGAGCTATTCGAAGAACCAGAGATCGAATCGGAAAAGATTGTAGAATTGGTAAGGCAGGCTGTCAGAACTGAGGAGATAATAGAGTACGGACCCGAAAAGTTACCTGCAGGACCAGCGATTGATGAGAGCGATGCCATAATAGTTGTCGAGGGTAGAGCTGACGTCTTAAATCTTTTAAGACACGGGATCAAGAACGTTATCGCTGTAGAGGGAACGAACATACCGAAAACTATAGTCGAGCTCTCGAAAAAGAAGACTGTAACAGCTTTTCTGGATGGAGATAGGGGTGGAGATTTGATACTCAAAGAGCTATTGCAGGTCGCAGACATAGACTATGTTGCAAGGGCACCAGAAGGAAAGGAGGTTGAAAATCTAACCCTTAAAGAGATAATTAAAGCTTTGAGGAATAAGGTTCCAGTTGAACAGCTACACTCACTCAAGAACAGGGAGAGAGAAGAAAGAAGAGAAGAGGAAAAGCAGGAGAAAGTTGATCTAATCACGGCTATAAAGAGGCATGTTAGGGAGATAGAGGGGAAGCTTATCGCAAGAATACTCGATAAAAACAGTGAAGTTGTGAAGGAGATTCCGGTAAGAGACTTGGTAAAGACGTTAAAAAACGGAAATTTGAAGGCTGAAGCGATAGTTTTCGATGGGGTCATAACGCAGAGACTGATAGACATAGCTTCGAAGAAGGAGATTCCCTGCTTGGTCGGTGTAAGATTGGGAAACGTTGTCAAACTGCCTACAAACGTTAGAGTCATCACGTTTGATCAGCTTTAA